One genomic segment of Paraburkholderia caffeinilytica includes these proteins:
- the surE gene encoding 5'/3'-nucleotidase SurE — MRILLSNDDGYLAPGLAALYEALKPLADVTVMAPEQNCSAASNSLTLSRPLSVQRSANGFYYVNGTPTDSVHIALTGMLDHTPDLVVSGINNGQNMGEDTLYSGTVAAATEGIMFGVPAIAFSLVDKDWVHLEDAARVAAEIVAHYLEQPLAGHPLLNVNIPNLPYAQLGGWHVTRLGKRHPSQPVIRQTNPRGEPIYWIGPSGSARDASEGTDFHAVANGHVSITPLQLDLTHTQMLPAARDWARAGSGTS; from the coding sequence ATGCGAATCCTACTCAGCAACGACGACGGTTATCTGGCGCCCGGCCTTGCCGCGCTTTACGAGGCGCTCAAGCCGCTCGCGGACGTCACCGTGATGGCCCCCGAGCAGAACTGCAGCGCTGCGTCCAATTCCTTGACGCTGTCGCGTCCGCTTTCGGTGCAGCGCTCGGCGAACGGTTTCTACTACGTCAACGGCACGCCCACCGACTCGGTGCACATCGCGCTGACCGGCATGCTCGACCATACGCCGGACCTCGTTGTCTCGGGCATCAACAACGGCCAGAACATGGGCGAGGACACGCTCTATTCGGGCACCGTCGCCGCCGCCACCGAAGGCATTATGTTCGGCGTGCCGGCCATCGCTTTCTCGCTGGTCGACAAAGACTGGGTGCATCTCGAAGACGCCGCGCGCGTTGCCGCCGAGATCGTCGCGCACTACCTCGAGCAACCGTTGGCGGGGCATCCGCTTCTGAACGTCAATATTCCGAACCTGCCGTACGCGCAACTCGGTGGCTGGCATGTCACGCGTCTCGGCAAGCGGCATCCGTCGCAGCCGGTAATCCGCCAGACCAATCCGCGCGGCGAGCCGATCTACTGGATCGGCCCGTCGGGCAGCGCGCGTGACGCGAGCGAGGGCACCGATTTCCACGCTGTCGCCAACGGCCACGTGTCGATCACGCCGTTGCAGCTCGACCTGACCCACACGCAAATGCTGCCCGCGGCGCGCGACTGGGCGCGCGCCGGCAGCGGCACTTCATGA
- a CDS encoding NADPH:quinone oxidoreductase family protein — MRAIRCNQYGPPESLVVENLPDLEPPPGHVVIDVKAAAVNFPDVLIIENKYQFKPPLPFTPGSEVAGVVRAIGSGVTQFKPGSRVVAFTGSGGFAEQALAPVTACVPLADGVDFELAAAFTLAYGTSHHAVVDRGQLKAGETMLVLGAAGGVGLAAVEIGKALGARVIAAASSSEKLAICVKHGADATINYSTEDLRERIKALTDGKGPDVIYDPVGGVYAEPAFRSIGWRGRYLVVGFANGEIPKLPLNLTLLKGASLVGVFWGDFAKREPQHNHAAFQQMTGWIGEGKLKPYVSERYSLDDTGRALRDMAERRVIGKVVITP; from the coding sequence ATGCGCGCGATTCGCTGTAATCAATATGGGCCGCCGGAGAGCCTGGTCGTCGAAAATTTGCCGGACCTCGAGCCGCCGCCCGGCCACGTCGTGATCGACGTCAAAGCGGCCGCCGTCAACTTTCCCGATGTGCTGATCATCGAGAACAAATACCAGTTCAAACCACCCTTGCCTTTCACGCCCGGCTCGGAAGTCGCGGGCGTCGTGCGCGCGATCGGCTCCGGTGTGACGCAGTTCAAGCCAGGCTCGCGGGTGGTCGCGTTCACCGGCTCGGGCGGGTTTGCCGAGCAGGCGCTGGCGCCGGTCACGGCGTGCGTGCCGCTGGCGGACGGTGTCGACTTCGAGCTGGCCGCCGCGTTCACGCTCGCCTATGGCACCTCGCACCATGCGGTGGTCGATCGCGGCCAGTTGAAGGCCGGTGAGACCATGCTGGTGTTGGGCGCGGCCGGCGGCGTCGGGCTCGCCGCGGTCGAGATCGGCAAGGCGCTCGGTGCGCGCGTGATCGCGGCGGCGTCGAGCAGCGAGAAGCTCGCTATCTGCGTGAAGCACGGCGCGGACGCCACCATCAACTACAGCACCGAGGATCTGCGCGAACGCATCAAGGCACTGACCGACGGCAAGGGTCCGGACGTGATCTACGATCCGGTCGGCGGTGTGTATGCGGAACCGGCGTTTCGCAGTATCGGCTGGCGCGGGCGTTATCTGGTGGTCGGCTTTGCAAACGGCGAAATCCCGAAGTTGCCGCTCAACCTGACGCTGCTCAAGGGCGCAAGTCTGGTCGGCGTATTCTGGGGCGACTTTGCGAAACGCGAGCCGCAGCACAATCACGCCGCGTTCCAGCAGATGACCGGCTGGATCGGCGAGGGCAAGCTCAAGCCCTATGTGTCGGAACGCTATTCGCTCGACGACACCGGCCGTGCGCTGCGCGATATGGCGGAGCGTCGGGTAATCGGGAAGGTGGTGATTACGCCTTAG
- a CDS encoding protein-L-isoaspartate(D-aspartate) O-methyltransferase — translation MTSERAKRFPLGLEDLVREPRRPEGRPGEVRAAALAASAALNARPQAAKNSPLGAAGKTQAKSPPRAQTSPQATSQAKPQAKAPIKAPVSSPVGTQAKPQAKLQAKPHAPAVAQGSAARAAPKPASVNKPAAKLNERSAVPNVALNGALALTSERVRERMVERLRANGVTDQRVLNAMSVVPRHMFVDPGLAAQAYEDAALPIGHHQTISKPSVVARMIELAAAGRALNNVLEIGTGCGYQAAVLSQVARDVYSIERIKPLSERAKTNLRPLRIPNIRLHYGDGRLGLPSAAPFDAIVIAAAGLDVPQALLEQLAIGGRLVAPVGSQEGQNQVLTLVERLGPAQWRESRLDRVFFVPLKSGVI, via the coding sequence ATGACCAGCGAGCGCGCAAAGCGCTTTCCGCTCGGCCTCGAGGACCTGGTGCGCGAACCGCGCCGTCCTGAAGGGCGTCCGGGCGAAGTGCGCGCAGCGGCGCTTGCCGCGAGCGCGGCGCTGAACGCCCGCCCGCAAGCGGCGAAGAATTCGCCGCTCGGCGCTGCAGGGAAAACCCAGGCGAAGTCGCCGCCGAGAGCGCAGACCTCACCGCAAGCAACGTCGCAAGCAAAGCCGCAGGCGAAGGCGCCGATCAAGGCGCCGGTGAGCTCGCCGGTCGGCACCCAGGCCAAGCCGCAAGCCAAACTGCAGGCCAAACCCCACGCTCCGGCCGTCGCGCAAGGTTCGGCCGCGCGCGCCGCGCCAAAACCCGCGTCGGTGAACAAGCCCGCCGCCAAACTCAACGAGCGCAGCGCTGTGCCGAATGTCGCGTTGAATGGCGCTTTGGCGCTGACTTCGGAACGCGTGCGCGAACGGATGGTCGAACGCCTGCGTGCGAACGGCGTGACCGATCAGCGCGTGTTGAACGCGATGTCGGTGGTGCCGCGCCACATGTTCGTCGACCCGGGCCTCGCAGCCCAGGCTTACGAAGATGCCGCACTGCCGATCGGCCATCACCAGACGATTTCCAAGCCCTCCGTGGTCGCGCGGATGATCGAGCTGGCGGCGGCCGGCCGCGCGTTGAACAACGTGCTCGAAATCGGCACCGGTTGCGGCTATCAGGCGGCGGTGCTGAGCCAGGTCGCACGGGATGTCTATTCGATCGAACGCATCAAGCCGCTGTCCGAACGCGCGAAGACAAACTTGCGTCCGCTGCGTATTCCGAACATCCGGCTGCACTACGGCGATGGCCGGCTGGGATTGCCGTCGGCGGCGCCGTTCGACGCGATCGTGATCGCGGCGGCCGGGCTCGACGTACCGCAAGCGTTACTTGAACAACTCGCGATCGGCGGCCGTCTGGTCGCGCCGGTCGGCTCGCAGGAAGGCCAGAACCAGGTGCTGACTCTGGTCGAACGCCTCGGACCCGCGCAGTGGCGCGAGTCGCGGCTTGATCGCGTTTTCTTTGTACCCTTAAAATCCGGAGTGATTTGA
- a CDS encoding peptidoglycan DD-metalloendopeptidase family protein, producing MSMLRAMQRTRLTIPMTVTQRSVCVLALSLLMSACATRLDQAPVVDRSGSGALGTQAAQQPAVPLGPPPPGYYRVKPGDTLYRIALENGQNYRDISTWNNLTNPNQIEVDQLLRVVPPGANTAALTPGVSTAPIGGGGAVQSAPLGTPLGGAAAGVAAPPIYGSGANSASQTPPANLGAASDASAGASGNVAFAWPVRGPMLGGFNDSTNKGINIGGAAGDPVKASADGRVVYAGNGLRGYGNLIIIKHDATYLTAYAHNRALMVKEGDAVTKGQKIAEMGNSDSDRVMLHFEVRRQGKPVDPLKYLPPQ from the coding sequence ATGAGTATGTTGCGCGCGATGCAAAGAACCAGACTGACTATTCCCATGACCGTAACCCAGCGTAGCGTGTGCGTGCTCGCCTTGTCCCTGTTGATGTCGGCGTGTGCGACCCGCCTCGATCAGGCGCCGGTCGTCGACCGTTCCGGCAGCGGCGCGCTCGGCACGCAAGCCGCGCAGCAACCGGCCGTGCCGCTCGGACCGCCGCCGCCTGGCTACTACCGCGTGAAACCGGGCGATACGCTGTATCGAATCGCGTTGGAGAACGGCCAGAACTATCGCGATATTTCGACGTGGAACAATCTCACTAATCCGAATCAGATCGAAGTCGATCAGTTGCTGCGCGTCGTGCCGCCAGGCGCGAACACTGCTGCATTGACGCCGGGCGTGTCGACCGCGCCGATCGGCGGCGGTGGCGCGGTGCAGAGCGCGCCGCTCGGCACGCCGTTGGGCGGTGCCGCGGCGGGCGTCGCGGCACCGCCGATCTATGGCTCGGGAGCGAACAGCGCCTCGCAGACGCCGCCGGCCAACCTGGGCGCGGCGAGCGACGCGAGCGCCGGCGCATCCGGTAACGTCGCGTTCGCATGGCCGGTGCGTGGACCGATGCTCGGCGGTTTCAACGATTCGACCAACAAGGGTATTAATATCGGCGGCGCGGCTGGCGATCCCGTCAAGGCTTCGGCGGATGGGCGCGTGGTTTATGCCGGAAATGGGCTGCGTGGTTACGGCAATCTCATTATCATCAAGCATGATGCAACTTATCTCACGGCGTATGCACACAACCGCGCTTTGATGGTAAAAGAGGGAGATGCGGTGACCAAAGGGCAGAAGATCGCCGAAATGGGCAACAGCGATTCCGACCGCGTGATGTTGCATTTCGAAGTTCGCCGTCAGGGTAAACCTGTCGACCCACTGAAGTATTTGCCGCCTCAATAA